The following nucleotide sequence is from Limimonas halophila.
GGCGCGTGCTCTTGCAGACCTACGGGCCCGAGCACCCCGTGCTGGAAGCACTCGTGTCCGGCGACCGCGACGCCTTCCTCGCGGTGGAGGCGGAGAACCGCAAGCTGGCGGAGATGCCGCCCTTCACGCGGCTGGTGGCGCTGATCGTCTCCTCGCCGGAAGAGGATCAGGCCGATTCCCTGGCGCGCGCCCTCGCCCGCACGGCGCCCGTGCGCGAGGGCGTGGAGGTGCTCGGCCCCGCGCCCGCCCCGCTGGCGGTGCTGCGCGGCCGGCACCGGCGGCGCCTGCTGCTCAAGACGCGCCGCGACTTGGCGCCGCAGCCGCTCCTGCGCGCGTGGCTGGCCCAAATCGAGGTTCCCAACAAGGCGCGGCTGTACGTGGACGTGGACCCGTACGGGTTTCTGTAACACCTTGGGTCGGCTAACCGGTTTGCCGACGGCGGCGTGTTGCACCGCCGATGGTGCTGTGGTACCCGGCGCATGCTCACGGACGGGAGAGCCGTTCGTGCTCATCCCTGTGCGGTCTGGTACGCACCGGACATCTTCCGCAGGATACTTCGGGGGGCTGACGCGGTGGCATCGACCCTGATGAGCGGGCTGGCGGCGCGCTACGCGCAAGCGCTGCTGGAACTCGCGGACGAGAAGAAGAAGCTGGACGCGGTCGCCGAGGATCTGCGCGGGCTCCAGCAGCTCATCGCGGACAGCGACGACCTGCGCCGCTTCATCCGCAATCCCCTCTATGGCCGGCAGCGGCAGGTCGCGGCCATGAAGCGGGTCATGGACGACGCCGGCGCCGATCCGGTCACGGTCAACTTCGTCCAGCTCGTGGCGCGCAACGGGCGGCTGTTCGCGCTGCCCGAGATGGCGCAGGCCTATCTGGACGAACTCGCGCGCCGGCGCGGCGAGATCACCGCCCAGGTGACCGTCGCGCGCGAGCTGACGGACAAGCAAGCGCAGCAGCTGGAAGAAGCGCTGCGGCAGAGCGTGGGCGGGAAGGTCCATCTGGAGACCACGGTCGACCGCTCCCTCATCGGGGGCATGGTCGTGCGCGTGGGCTCGCGCATGGTGGACAACTCGCTGCGCAGCAAGCTCAATCGCCTTGAACACGCGCTGAAAGGGGCTGGGTGACGATGGACATCCGCGCTTCGGAAATCTCCGCCATCCTCAAGGAGCAGATCGAGAGCTTCGGCGCCGAGGCGGATGTCGCCGAGGTCGGGCAGGTCCTGTCCGTGGGCGACGGCGTCGCGCGCGTCTACGGGCTGGACAACGTTCAGGCCGGCGAGCTCGTCGAGCTGCCGGGCGGCGTCATGGGCATGGCGCTGAACCTGGAAACCGACAACGTCGGCATCGTTCTCTTCGGTGAGGACCGCCACATCCGCGAGGGCGACACGGTCAAGCGCACCGGCCGCATCGTCTCCGTGCCCGCGGGCAAGGAGCTGCTGGGCCGCGTCGTGGACGCCCTGGGCAACCCGATCGACGGCAAGGGCCCGATCAACGCCACCGAGCAGCGCCGCGCCGACGTCAAGGCGCCCGGCATCATGCCGCGCAAGTCGGTCGAGGAGCCCATGCAGACCGGGCTCAAGGCGATCGACGCCATGGTCCCGATCGGGCGCGGTCAGCGCGAGCTCATCATCGGCGACCGCCAGACCGGCAAGTCGGCGATCGCGCTGGACACGATCCTGAACCAGAAGTCCGTCAACGACACGGACGACGAGTCCAAGAAGCTCTACTGCATCTACGTCGCGATCGGGCAGAAGCGCTCCACCGTCGCCCAGCTCGTCAAGACGCTGGAAGACCAGGGCGCGCTGGACTACTCGATCATCGTCGCGGCCACGGCCTCCGAGCCCGCGCCGATGCAGTTCCTGGCGCCGTATGCGGCGTGCGCCATGGGTGAGTACTTCCGTGACAACGGCATGCACGCGATGCTCACCTACGACGACCTGTCGAAGCACGCCACTGCGTACCGCCAGATGTCGCTGCTGCTGCGCCGGCCGCCGGGCCGCGAGGCCTTCCCGGGCGACGTCTTCTACCTGCACTCCCGCCTGCTGGAGCGCGCGGCGAAGCTCAACGAGGATCACGGCGCGGGCTCGCTGACGGCGCTGCCGATCATCGAGACGCAGGCCGGCGACGTCGCCGCCTACATCCCGACGAACGTGATTTCCATCACGGACGGCCAGATCTTCCTGGAGACGGAGCTCTTCAACAAGGGCGTGCGCCCGGCGATCAACGTGGGCATCTCCGTCTCGCGCGTTGGCTCCTCCGCCCAGACGAAGGCGATGAAGCAGGTCGCCGGCCGCATCAAGCTGGACCTGGCGCAGTACCGCGAGATGGAGGCCTTCGCCCAGTTCGCCTCCGACCTCGACGCCTCGACGCAGCGCCTGCTGCAGCGCGGCGCGCGGCTGGTCGAGCTGCTCAAGCAGGACCAGTACTCGCCGCTCAAGGTCGAGGAGCAGGTCGTGGCGATCTTCGCCGGCGTGCGCGGCTTCCTGGACCACCTGCAGACCTCGGACGTGCAGCGCTTCGAGAAGCAGCTGCTCGACGAGTTCCGCGCCAACGGGCAGGAGCTGCTCAAGGCCATCCGCGAGGAAGGCAAGATCTCCGACAACCTCGAGGAGCGCCTTCAGAGCTTCATCAAGGACTTCTCGAAGAAGTTCGCCTAACCCTGCTCGGGTGAAACGGTCGGGAGGCGACACGCCGTGGCCAGCCTCAAGGAACTCCGCAACCGCATCAACTCGGTTCGGTCGACGCGCAAGATCACCTCGGCCATGAAGATGGTCGCGGCCGCCAAGCTGCGCCGCGCCCAGGAACAGGCCGAGGCGGCGCGGCCCTACGCGGTGCGCATGCAGCGCATGCTCGGTGAGCTCGCTGCGGGCGTCGAGGGCCGGCCGGGCGTGCCCGCGCTGCTGGCGGGCACGGGCCAGGACCAGACGCGCCTGATCGTGGTCTGCACGACCGACCGGGGCCTGTGCGGCGGCTTCAATACGCACATCGTGCGCGAGGCGCGCCGGCGCATCGACGCGCTTCAAAAAGAGGGCAAGACGGTCAAGGTGCTGTGCGTCGGCCGCAAGGGCCGCGACCAGCTCCGCCGCGGCTACCAGAGCCTGATCGTCGACACCCTGGAGGACATCGCCAAGCCGGAGCTGAACTACGATTCCGCCCGGCGCGTCGCCGATCGCATCACCGAGATGTACGGCGACGGCGAGTTCGACGTCTGCAACCTCATCTACGCCCGCTTCAAGTCGCCGATCCGTCAGATCGTGACGACGATGCAGCTGGTGCCCTTCTCGGTGCACGAGGAAGCGGCACCCGGCGAGAGCGAGGACGCGGAGTCCGCGGCCCAGAGCGAGGGCGATGCGGCCGGCGCCGGCGGCAGCTACATCTTCGAGCCGGCCGAGGAGCAGATCCTGGCCGACCTGCTGCCGCGCAACCTCGCGGTCCAGGTCTACCGCGCCCTGCTGGAGAACAACGCCGGCGAACAGGGCGCGCGCATGACCGCCATGGACGGCGCCACGCGCAACGCGGACGACATGATCGATAAGCTCACGATGACCTACAACCGCACGCGCCAGGCGGTCATCACGACCGAGCTGAACGAGATCGTCTCCGCCGCGGAGTCGATGAAGTAACTGGCGGCGCACACGCGGCCACGCCACGAGGGGAGCGAGCAACGCGATGGCGACTGGCAAGAACCTCGTCGGCAAGGTCACCCAGGTCATGGGACCTGTGGTGGACGTCCAATTCGAGGGCGACCTGCCGGCGATCCTGAACGCGCTCGAGACCGACAACCAGGGCCGACGGCTCGTGCTTGAGGTCGAGCAGCACCTCGGCGAGACCACGGTGCGCACCATCGCGATGGACGGCACCGAGGGTCTCGTCCGCGGCCAGGAGGTCACCGACACCGGCGGGCCGATCTCCGTTCCGGTCGGGCCGGAGACGCTGGGCCGCGTGATGAACGTCATCGGCGAGCCCATCGACGAGCGCGGCCCCATCGAGACCGAGGCCGGAACGGCGTCGATCCACAAGGAAGCGCCGGAGTACGTGGACCAGTCCACCGAGACCGAGATCCTGGAGACGGGCATCAAGGTCATCGACCTGCTCGAGCCCTACCCGCGCGGCGGCAAGATCGGCCTCTTCGGCGGCGCCGGCGTGGGCAAGACGGTGCTGATCCAGGAGCTGATCAACAACGTCGCCAAGGCCCACGGCGGCTACTCGGTCTTTGCCGGCGTCGGCGAGCGCACGCGCGAGGGCAACGACCTCTACCACGAGATGCTGGATTCCGGCGTCATCCGGACCGACGGCGGCCAGTCCCGCGCCTCGCTCGTCTACGGGCAGATGAACGAGCCGCCGGGAGCCCGCGCCCGCGTCGGCCTGACGGGCCTGTCGGTGGCGGAGTACTTCCGTGAGCAGGAGGGCAAGGACGTCCTGCTGTTCATCGACAACATCTTCCGCTTCACCCAGGCCGGCCAGGAAGTCTCGGCGCTGCTGGGCCGCATTCCCTCGGCCGTCGGCTACCAGCCCACGCTGGGCACCGAGATGGGCAACCTGCAGGAGCGCATCACCTCCACGCAGGCCGGCTCCATCACCTCGGTGCAGGCCATCTACGTGCCCGCCGACGACCTGACGGACCCGGCGCCGGCGACGGCCTTCGCCCACCTGG
It contains:
- a CDS encoding F0F1 ATP synthase subunit delta, with the translated sequence MASTLMSGLAARYAQALLELADEKKKLDAVAEDLRGLQQLIADSDDLRRFIRNPLYGRQRQVAAMKRVMDDAGADPVTVNFVQLVARNGRLFALPEMAQAYLDELARRRGEITAQVTVARELTDKQAQQLEEALRQSVGGKVHLETTVDRSLIGGMVVRVGSRMVDNSLRSKLNRLEHALKGAG
- the atpA gene encoding F0F1 ATP synthase subunit alpha, which translates into the protein MDIRASEISAILKEQIESFGAEADVAEVGQVLSVGDGVARVYGLDNVQAGELVELPGGVMGMALNLETDNVGIVLFGEDRHIREGDTVKRTGRIVSVPAGKELLGRVVDALGNPIDGKGPINATEQRRADVKAPGIMPRKSVEEPMQTGLKAIDAMVPIGRGQRELIIGDRQTGKSAIALDTILNQKSVNDTDDESKKLYCIYVAIGQKRSTVAQLVKTLEDQGALDYSIIVAATASEPAPMQFLAPYAACAMGEYFRDNGMHAMLTYDDLSKHATAYRQMSLLLRRPPGREAFPGDVFYLHSRLLERAAKLNEDHGAGSLTALPIIETQAGDVAAYIPTNVISITDGQIFLETELFNKGVRPAINVGISVSRVGSSAQTKAMKQVAGRIKLDLAQYREMEAFAQFASDLDASTQRLLQRGARLVELLKQDQYSPLKVEEQVVAIFAGVRGFLDHLQTSDVQRFEKQLLDEFRANGQELLKAIREEGKISDNLEERLQSFIKDFSKKFA
- a CDS encoding F0F1 ATP synthase subunit gamma; protein product: MASLKELRNRINSVRSTRKITSAMKMVAAAKLRRAQEQAEAARPYAVRMQRMLGELAAGVEGRPGVPALLAGTGQDQTRLIVVCTTDRGLCGGFNTHIVREARRRIDALQKEGKTVKVLCVGRKGRDQLRRGYQSLIVDTLEDIAKPELNYDSARRVADRITEMYGDGEFDVCNLIYARFKSPIRQIVTTMQLVPFSVHEEAAPGESEDAESAAQSEGDAAGAGGSYIFEPAEEQILADLLPRNLAVQVYRALLENNAGEQGARMTAMDGATRNADDMIDKLTMTYNRTRQAVITTELNEIVSAAESMK
- the atpD gene encoding F0F1 ATP synthase subunit beta — encoded protein: MATGKNLVGKVTQVMGPVVDVQFEGDLPAILNALETDNQGRRLVLEVEQHLGETTVRTIAMDGTEGLVRGQEVTDTGGPISVPVGPETLGRVMNVIGEPIDERGPIETEAGTASIHKEAPEYVDQSTETEILETGIKVIDLLEPYPRGGKIGLFGGAGVGKTVLIQELINNVAKAHGGYSVFAGVGERTREGNDLYHEMLDSGVIRTDGGQSRASLVYGQMNEPPGARARVGLTGLSVAEYFREQEGKDVLLFIDNIFRFTQAGQEVSALLGRIPSAVGYQPTLGTEMGNLQERITSTQAGSITSVQAIYVPADDLTDPAPATAFAHLDASTVLARSIAEQGIFPAVDPLDSSSRILDSRVVGEEHYETAREVQRILQQYKALQDIIAILGMEELSEEDKLTVARARKIQRFLSQPFHVAEVFTGLPGKLVSIEDTVKGFKGICQGDYDHLPEAAFYLVGTIEEAVEKAEKLAQEAA